A segment of the Streptococcus dysgalactiae subsp. dysgalactiae genome:
AGGATGATTGAAAAAGCCTTCGACATCGGTAGTATCTTCTAATATTTCGCCGTCTGCCATGAAGATGATGCGATCGGCGACTTCTTTTGCAAATCCCATTTCGTGGGTTACTACAATCATGTTCATTCCTTCGGCAGCAAGGTTTTGCATGACTGCTAACACATCACCAATGGTTTCAGGGTCAAGAGCAGAAGTAGGTTCATCGAAAAGGAGTAAATCAGGATTCATGGCCAATCCTCTGGCGATAGCAATCCGCTGTTTTTGCCCTCCTGAGAGCATGGACGGATATGCGTCTTTGCGATCCCACATGTTTACAAAGGTGAGGTATTTTTCTGCTGTTTTTTCCGCTTCCTCACGAGATACCTTTAATACTTTCATTGGCGCCAATGTTATATTTTCTAACACCGTTTTGTGAGGATAGAGATTAAAATGTTGGAAAACCATCCCGACTTTTTGTCGAAGCGCTACCAATTCTTTCGAACCGGCATTGGCAACTTCAATGTTATTGACAACAAGGCTACCAGTCTCAATGCTTTCAAGAGCATTTATGGTTCTAATTAAGGTCGATTTTCCAGATCCAGAAGGACCTAGCAGAACAACAACTTGTCCTCGTTCGATGGTGAGGTTAATATTTTTCAACGCATGGTATTCCCCATAGTATTTTTCCACAGACGTAAATGTAACAAGTGTCATGGTAATCTCCTTTTTGTTAAGTTTTCTTACATAAAAGTAAAAATAGTTTATCACAGCTTTCTTTAACTGTCAACATAATTAGAAAATGGAAAGGTCAGTAGGGAGTTTTGAGAGAAAAGGGGTTGCCGTTGTCAATTAGATAGGATTTTTGATATAATCAGATAGAAATAAAGAGAGGAAGATAAGCTTGGAGGCCTCTGCTAAGGTTTAGAAGCCCCGACTGTAATGACGATTACAAAACTTTCTGAGGTATAAACATGAAAAAAATACTGATTGTGGATGATGAGAAACCGATTTCTGACATTATTAAGTTTAACTTGACAAAAGAAGGTTATGACATTGTGACCGCTTTTGATGGCCGTGAAGCTGTTACCGTGTTTGAAGACGAAAAACCGGATTTAATTATTCTTGATTTGATGTTACCGGAATTGGACGGTCTTGAAGTGGCCAAAGAAATCCGTAAAACCAGTCATGTGCCGATTATTATGCTGTCGGCTAAGGATAGTGAGTTTGACAAGGTCATTGGCCTTGAAATTGGAGCAGATGATTATGTTACCAAACCCTTTTCAAATCGTGAACTATTAGCGCGTGTCAAAGCTCATTTACGTCGAACAGAAACGATCGAAACAGCCGTAGCAGAGGAAAATGCTTCTTCAGGTTCACAAGAGTTAACTATTGGTAATTTACAAATTTTACCAGATGCTTTTGTGGCTAAAAAACATGGCAAAGAAGTGGAATTAACCCATCGTGAATTTGAATTATTACACCACCTGGCCAATCATATGGGTCAAGTGATGACACGAGAGCACTTGCTTGAGACGGTTTGGGGCTATGATTACTTTGGCGATGTCCGTACTGTGGACGTGACAGTTCGCCGCCTGCGTGAAAAAATTGAAGACACACCAAGCCGTCCCGAATATATTTTAACGAGACGCGGTGTTGGGTATTACATGAAATCTTATGACTAGAGATATCATCGGGAACTTATCCGCTTTTGAATTAGCGATTCTCTTATTACTTGTTTTTGTTGCCTTTTATTTTATTCACTTAGCGGTGCGTGATTACCGAAATGCCCGTATTATTCGAATGATGAGCCATAAAATCAGAGACCTGATTAATGGCCGTTATACCGACATGATTAATGAGAAGGCGGACATTGAATTGATGGAACTGGCAGATCAGTTAAATGATCTCTCAGACGTGTTTCGCTTAACCCATGAGAATCTTGCCCAGGAAAAAAATCGCTTGGCCAGCATTCTGGCCTATATGTCAGATGGCGTACTTGCCACAGACCGTTCTGGGAAAATCATCATGATTAACGAGACTGCCCGCAAGCAGCTTAATCTGACCAAGGAGCAGGCTCTTGAAAAGAACATTACCGATTTGCTGGAGGGAGATACCCCCTATACCTATCGTGAATTGGTTTCCAAAACGCCTGTTGTGACGGTCAATAGTCGCAATGACATGGGTGAGTTTGTGACATTACGTTTACGTTTCGCCTTAAACAGACGAGAAAGTGGTTTTATTTCTGGTTTGGTTGTGGTGCTCCATGACACTACAGAACAGGAAAAGGAAGAACGTGAACGCCGGTTGTTTGTTTCTAATGTGAGTCATGAGTTGAGAACACCTTTGACATCGGTGAAATCCTACTTGGAGGCTCTTGACGAAGGTGCCCTCAAGGAAGATATTGCCCCAAGTTTTATCAAAGTTTCTCTTGATGAAACCAATCGGATGATGCGAATGATTTCTGATCTTTTAAACTTGTCTCGCATTGATAACCAAGTAACTCAGTTATCTGTTGAGATGACCAATTTCACAGCTTTTATGACGTCTATCCTGAACCGATTTGACCTAGTTAAAAACCAGCACACCGGTACTGGCAAGGTTTATGAAATTGTGAGAGATTATCCGATTACCTCTGTTTGGCTGGAAATTGATAATGATAAGATGACGCAGGTTATTGAAAATATCCTAAACAACGCAATTAAATACTCTCCTGATGGTGGAAAGATTACTGTTCGCATGAAAACAACAGACACGCAATTGATTATTTCCATCTCAGACCAAGGTTTAGGCATTCCGAAGAAGGACCTGCCCCTTATTTTTGACCGTTTTTACCGAGTGGACAAGGCAAGAAGTCGTGCTCAAGGTGGAACTGGTCTAGGGCTTGCCATTGCCAAAGAAATTATTAAGCAGCATCACGGGTTTATTTGGGCGAAGAGTGATTATGGCAAAGGATCAACCTTTACCATCGTCTTGCCATATGAAAAAGATGCTGCCATTTACGAAGAGTGGGAGGATGACATAGATTAATTAATGATTGAAAGTGGTTTTAAATACAGTATTTTAGCATCCGGATCCACAGGCAATTGTTTTTATTTAGAAACACCTAAAAAGCGATTATTAATTGACGCGGGGTTGACTGGTAAGAAAATCGCCAGTCTCCTTGCTGAAATTGACCGCAAGCCTGAAGATTTAGATGCTATTTTGATTACACATGAACATTCAGATCATATCAAGGGAGTGGGAGTGATGGCTCGCAAGTATCATTTGGATGTTTATGCCAACGAAAAAACATGGCAGTTGATGGATGAGCGTAATATGCTCGGGAAGCTTGATGCCTCCCAAAAACATGTTTTCCAAAGAGATAAAATGTTGACCTTCGGAGATGTTGACATTGAAAGTTTTGGGGTTAGTCATGACGCGGTTGATCCTCAGTTTTACCGCATCATGAAGGACAACAAATCGTTTGTGATGCTGACTGATACAGGCTATGTTAGTGACCGAATGACAGGTATTATTGAAAATGCGGATGGCTACCTGATTGAATCCAATCATGACATTGAAATTTTACGCTCGGGTTCTTACCCTTGGAGTTTAAAACAACGCATTTTATCTGACATGGGACATTTGTCAAATGAAGATGGCGCTGGAGCTATGATTAGAAGTTTAGGGCATAAGACCAAAAAAATCTATTTGGGTCATTTGAGTAAAGAAAATAACATCAAAGAGTTGGCTCACATGACCATGGTGAACCAATTAGCCATGGCAGATTTAGCAGTAGGTACAGACTTTACTGTTCATGATACTTCCCCGGATATGGCCTGCCCCTTGACGGATATTTAAGATTGTTAATAAATCACAAAAAATCCATTTAGAACCAGTTTTCTAGGTGGATTTTTGATATACTAATAAGGTCTATGACAAAATGAAAGGGGTTTTTTATGAAAAAGCTTGAAGAGTTACTGGCAGCGTCTTTTGACATTTGTTTTGAAGACCAAACATTATTAGAAACGGCCTTTACCCATACATCTTATGCCAATGAGCATCGCCTCCTAAACATTTCACATAATGAACGTTTGGAATTTTTAGGAGACGCTGTTCTGCAATTAATCATCTCAGAATATTTATTTGCCAAATACCCTAAAAAAACAGAAGGTGACATGTCCAAACTACGTTCCATGATTGTTCGTGAGGAGAGTTTGGCTGGTTTTTCACGTTTTTGTTCCTTTGATACCTATATCAAACTTGGGAAAGGCGAGGAAAAATCTGGTGGCCGTAACCGTGATACTATCTTAGGAGATTTATTTGAAGCCTTTTTAGGCGCTCTTCTCCTAGATAAAGGGGTTGATGAAGTTCGTCGTTTCTTGAAGCTGGTCATGATTCCTCAAGTTGAGAAAGGGAATTTTGAAAAGGTCAAAGATTATAAGACCTGCCTTCAAGAACTTTTGCAGTCAAAGGGAGATATTGCCATTGATTACCAAGTAATCAGTGAGAAAGGTCCTGCCCATGCTAAACAGTTTGAAGTGGCTGTCTTTGTCAATGAAGAGGTTCTTAGTAAGGGGTTGGGTAAGTCTAAAAAAATGGCGGAGCAAGATGCTGCTAAAAATGCCCTAGTCCAACTGAGTGAGGTCTAAATGTTTTTAAAAGAAATTGAAATGCAAGGCTTTAAGTCCTTTGCAGACAAGACTAAAATTGAGTTTGATAAGGGAGTGACCGCGGTGGTTGGTCCAAATGGATCAGGCAAAAGCAATATCACAGAAAGCCTACGTTGGGCCTTAGGTGAATCAAGCGCTAAAAGTCTCCGTGGTGGCAAAATGCCTGATGTTATCTTTGCAGGGACTGAAAATCGGAGCCCCTTGAACTATGCTCAGGTAGCGGTGGTTCTTGATAATTCTGACCACTTCATTAAAGAGGCCAAAGAAGTGATTCGGATTGAAAGGCATATCTACCGTAATGGGGATAGTGATTACTTGATTGATGGTCGTAAAGTACGACTTCGTGATATCCATGATTTGTTTATGGATACAGGGCTTGGTCGTGATTCTTTTTCTATTATTTCCCAAGGGCGTGTTGAGGAAATTTTTAACAGTAAGCCAGAAGAAAGACGAGCTATTTTCGAAGAGGCAGCGGGCGTTCTAAAATACAAGACCCGCAAAAAAGAAACGCAAAGCAAACTGAACCAAACACAGGATAATCTGGACCGTCTTGATGATATTATTTACGAGTTAGAGAACCAACTCGTTCCTCTGGAAAAGCAAGCCAAGGTGGCTCAGAAGTTCCTTGATTTAGATGCTAGCCGAAAACAATTGCAACTTGATATCTTAGTAACAGATATTGCGCTTGATCAAGCGAAGCAAAGTGACGACAGAGCTGCTTTAGAAAGCGTGAAGCAAGATTTAGCTACTTATTATGCCAATCGTCAGAGCATGGAAGCAGATTATCAACAGCTCAAACAAAAGCGTCAATCGCTTAGTCATGAGTCTGATCAAACTCAAACGAATTTGTTAGAATTGACCAAGTTGATTTCTGATTTGGAAAAACAAATTGAATTGGTCAAGCTAGAAAGTAGCCAAAAAGCAGAAAAAAAGGCAGAAGCCAAGCAGCGGCTGGACCAGTTACAAGATCAGCTAAAAGGTTTTAAAGCGGAAGAAAGCCAACGTGCTGAGCATTTGAAAGCTCTCGATCAGCAACTGGAAGATGTGGCTGACCATTTAGCGAGATTGACTCAAGAATTGGACCGCTTTTCAAGTGATCCAGATCAATTGATTGAACAATTGCGTGAAGAATTTGTAGGCTTGATGCAACAAGAAGCAGAACTTTCCAATCAACTAACAGCCTTAAAAGCACAACTGGAAAAAGAAAATCAAGATCGCCAAAATCAGGCTCAAGAATATCAAGACCTTATCGCCAAGACTGATAGTCTCACTCAGGCTTGTCAAGAAGCAGAAGAAGGTTACAAGGCCCAAAGTGAGCAGGTCAAAACGCTACTTCAAAGTTATCAAACTAGTGAGCAAGGCGTTAACCATTTGGAAGACCGATATCGAGCAGAACAGAGCCGGTTATTTGATTTACTAGATCAGAAAAAAGCTAAGGAAGCCAGACAGGCCAGTCTGGAAGCTATTCAGAGGAGTCATAGCCAATTTTATGCCGGTGTTAGAGCTGTGCTTCAAGCTGCCAAGCAACTTGGTGGGATTTTAGGAGCAGTTAGTGAGCACCTTTCTTTTGATACAGATTATCAAACGGCTCTTGAGGTTGCTCTTGGAGCTAGCAGCCAACATATTATTGTGGCAGATGAAGCTGCTGCTAAAAGAGCTATTGCCTACTTGAAAAATAATCGACAGGGGCGAGCGACCTTCTTGCCATTGACCACTATTAAGGCACGTTCCGTATCAGAAAATCACCAATGCCAATTGGCCACTTGTGACGGTTATTTAGGCACTGCTGAGTCCCTTGTACGCTACGATGTCAAGCTGTCAGCAATTGTTCAAAACTTATTAGCTAGTACCGCTATTTTTGAAACCATCGATCAGGCCAATCATGCTGCACGTCTACTTGGTTATAAGGTGAGAATTGTTACCCTAGACGGCACAGAGTTGCGTCCGGGTGGGTCTTATTCTGGCGGTGCTAATCGACAGAATAACACCACCTTTATCAAGCCAGAGTTAAAACAAGTTAGCAGGGATTTAGCACAACTGAACGAACAACTCAGAGCGGCTGAGAAAGATGTCGCTGCTCTACAGAGTGATGTAGCAGTCAAAAAAGAAGAATTAGCCCAATTAAAACTGTCTGGAGAGCAGGCACGCTTAGCTGAACAAAAAGCTCAAATGGCTTACCAGCAGCTAAAAGAAAAACAAGATGATTCGCAGACTTTGTTGCAGGCGCTTAGTGAACGTCAGGAAAACACTTCGGATCATGCTTTGATAGCAGAGCAAAGCCGTATCGAAGATGCTCTAACTAGGGTTACTAAGAAGAAGGCTGATTTGACCCATGATATTGGTGATATCAAGGAAAACAAGGACTTAATTAAGCAAAAGACGGATCAACTTAGCCAAGCCCTATCTCAGCGCCGTTTGGAGGAAAGAGATTTGCTCAATGAGAAGAAATTTGAGCAGGCCAATCAATCTCGTCTAAAAGCACAATTACAGCAATGTCAGCAAGACATTGCCGATCTTGAGAGTGCCTTGACCAGTCATATTAGCCAAGATAGCATCCAACAATTGCCGCAGTGGGAAGAACAATTACAGGATGCTTTGCAGCATAAGATGGCATCCCAAGAGCGCTTAGTCCAATTACGATTTGAAATAGAGGACTATGAGGCCCGATTAGAAGAATTGGCAGAGCAGATGACCAAAGAAGGTGAGAAGAATGAGGCCTTTATTCGTCGTCAAACTCAATTAGAAGCTAGCCTAGAACAGGTTGCAAATCGATTACGTACCTACGCTAAAAGTCTGTCAGAAGACTTTCAAATGGCTTTGGAAGAAGCAAAGCTGGCTGCCAATAGTATCGAACAACTGCCAGCTGCTAGAGAAGAACTTCAAGGCTTGCAAAAAGCTATACGTGCATTAGGACCCATTAATAGTGAAGCCATTGCCCAGTATGAGGAAGTGTATGAGCGCTTGACTTTCCTAAATGGTCAAAAAGCTGACCTTATGAAGGCTAAAAATCTCTTGTTGGAAACAATTGGCAGCATGGATAGTGAAGTAAAAGCACGCTTCAAAGTCACCTTTGAAGCTATTCGAGATAGTTTTAAGGAAACCTTTACCCAGATGTTTGGTGGGGGTTCTGCAGATTTGGTATTAACGGAAACAGACCTCTTATCTGCTGGTGTGGAGATTTCTGTCCAACCCCCTGGTAAGAAAATTCAATCTCTTAATCTAATGTCGGGTGGGGAAAAAGCCTTGTCTGCACTTGCCCTGTTATTTGCCATTATCCGTGTTAAAACCATTCCTTTTGTCATTCTGGACGAGGTAGAAGCTGCACTAGATGAAGCCAATGTTAAACGCTTTGGTGATTACTTGAACCGCTTTGATAAGGACAGTCAGTTTATTGTCGTGACCCATCGTAAAGGAACAATGGCTGCAGCAGATAGCATTTATGGGATTACGATGCAGGAGTCGGGGGTATCTAAGGTCGTTTCTGTGAAACTTAAAGATTCTCAAAACCTTACTTACTTGTCATAACAATGGTTACCTTAAGTTAACAGTACCTAGCCAAGAGGGCTAGGCACCGTCGTTTTAAAAGAAAGATACCTTTGAGCGAATTAGGTAATCGCTCAAAGGTATCTTTTTTCTTAGTTTAAGAGTGAAGGATAGAGTAGGTTATGAGCGAGGATGGTTTTCTTATTGTGATGTTGAGAAAGTTTCTCTTTAGGGATTTTATGGACGTCATATCTTATTAGTTAAGGTTAATAATGCTATCCTTTTTTAGAAAACAATGATTTTTAGGAATTAATTTTCAGAAAATTGTATAAAATTTTTATTTTTTATGTTTTAATAAATTTATTACAACTAAAGGAGTTTTTATGAACACAAAACAACGTTTTTCTCTGCGTAAATATAAAGTAGGCGCTGTGTCTGTTTTGTTGGGAACCCTGCTTTTCATGTGTGGCGTTACAACTGCCTCAGCAGATGCCGTTACAAACGACAGTTCAGTCGCAAGTCTTGTTCAGTCAGCTTCTGCCCAAGAAGCCCCCTCCTCTTCCATTGCAGCAATTGTTAAAGAAAAAGCCCCCGTTGCAACCGTTCAAGCTATGCCTTCTAGCACAGATACAAACGCTCAGGGAGGGGCGATGTCTACCGCTAGTTAACATGGCAGAAACTCCTCACCCCAGTACGCCTTTGGCAGAAGAA
Coding sequences within it:
- the vicK gene encoding cell wall metabolism sensor histidine kinase VicK; this encodes MTRDIIGNLSAFELAILLLLVFVAFYFIHLAVRDYRNARIIRMMSHKIRDLINGRYTDMINEKADIELMELADQLNDLSDVFRLTHENLAQEKNRLASILAYMSDGVLATDRSGKIIMINETARKQLNLTKEQALEKNITDLLEGDTPYTYRELVSKTPVVTVNSRNDMGEFVTLRLRFALNRRESGFISGLVVVLHDTTEQEKEERERRLFVSNVSHELRTPLTSVKSYLEALDEGALKEDIAPSFIKVSLDETNRMMRMISDLLNLSRIDNQVTQLSVEMTNFTAFMTSILNRFDLVKNQHTGTGKVYEIVRDYPITSVWLEIDNDKMTQVIENILNNAIKYSPDGGKITVRMKTTDTQLIISISDQGLGIPKKDLPLIFDRFYRVDKARSRAQGGTGLGLAIAKEIIKQHHGFIWAKSDYGKGSTFTIVLPYEKDAAIYEEWEDDID
- the rnc gene encoding ribonuclease III, with the protein product MKKLEELLAASFDICFEDQTLLETAFTHTSYANEHRLLNISHNERLEFLGDAVLQLIISEYLFAKYPKKTEGDMSKLRSMIVREESLAGFSRFCSFDTYIKLGKGEEKSGGRNRDTILGDLFEAFLGALLLDKGVDEVRRFLKLVMIPQVEKGNFEKVKDYKTCLQELLQSKGDIAIDYQVISEKGPAHAKQFEVAVFVNEEVLSKGLGKSKKMAEQDAAKNALVQLSEV
- a CDS encoding MBL fold metallo-hydrolase, which translates into the protein MIESGFKYSILASGSTGNCFYLETPKKRLLIDAGLTGKKIASLLAEIDRKPEDLDAILITHEHSDHIKGVGVMARKYHLDVYANEKTWQLMDERNMLGKLDASQKHVFQRDKMLTFGDVDIESFGVSHDAVDPQFYRIMKDNKSFVMLTDTGYVSDRMTGIIENADGYLIESNHDIEILRSGSYPWSLKQRILSDMGHLSNEDGAGAMIRSLGHKTKKIYLGHLSKENNIKELAHMTMVNQLAMADLAVGTDFTVHDTSPDMACPLTDI
- the smc gene encoding chromosome segregation protein SMC, whose amino-acid sequence is MFLKEIEMQGFKSFADKTKIEFDKGVTAVVGPNGSGKSNITESLRWALGESSAKSLRGGKMPDVIFAGTENRSPLNYAQVAVVLDNSDHFIKEAKEVIRIERHIYRNGDSDYLIDGRKVRLRDIHDLFMDTGLGRDSFSIISQGRVEEIFNSKPEERRAIFEEAAGVLKYKTRKKETQSKLNQTQDNLDRLDDIIYELENQLVPLEKQAKVAQKFLDLDASRKQLQLDILVTDIALDQAKQSDDRAALESVKQDLATYYANRQSMEADYQQLKQKRQSLSHESDQTQTNLLELTKLISDLEKQIELVKLESSQKAEKKAEAKQRLDQLQDQLKGFKAEESQRAEHLKALDQQLEDVADHLARLTQELDRFSSDPDQLIEQLREEFVGLMQQEAELSNQLTALKAQLEKENQDRQNQAQEYQDLIAKTDSLTQACQEAEEGYKAQSEQVKTLLQSYQTSEQGVNHLEDRYRAEQSRLFDLLDQKKAKEARQASLEAIQRSHSQFYAGVRAVLQAAKQLGGILGAVSEHLSFDTDYQTALEVALGASSQHIIVADEAAAKRAIAYLKNNRQGRATFLPLTTIKARSVSENHQCQLATCDGYLGTAESLVRYDVKLSAIVQNLLASTAIFETIDQANHAARLLGYKVRIVTLDGTELRPGGSYSGGANRQNNTTFIKPELKQVSRDLAQLNEQLRAAEKDVAALQSDVAVKKEELAQLKLSGEQARLAEQKAQMAYQQLKEKQDDSQTLLQALSERQENTSDHALIAEQSRIEDALTRVTKKKADLTHDIGDIKENKDLIKQKTDQLSQALSQRRLEERDLLNEKKFEQANQSRLKAQLQQCQQDIADLESALTSHISQDSIQQLPQWEEQLQDALQHKMASQERLVQLRFEIEDYEARLEELAEQMTKEGEKNEAFIRRQTQLEASLEQVANRLRTYAKSLSEDFQMALEEAKLAANSIEQLPAAREELQGLQKAIRALGPINSEAIAQYEEVYERLTFLNGQKADLMKAKNLLLETIGSMDSEVKARFKVTFEAIRDSFKETFTQMFGGGSADLVLTETDLLSAGVEISVQPPGKKIQSLNLMSGGEKALSALALLFAIIRVKTIPFVILDEVEAALDEANVKRFGDYLNRFDKDSQFIVVTHRKGTMAAADSIYGITMQESGVSKVVSVKLKDSQNLTYLS
- a CDS encoding amino acid ABC transporter ATP-binding protein, producing the protein MTLVTFTSVEKYYGEYHALKNINLTIERGQVVVLLGPSGSGKSTLIRTINALESIETGSLVVNNIEVANAGSKELVALRQKVGMVFQHFNLYPHKTVLENITLAPMKVLKVSREEAEKTAEKYLTFVNMWDRKDAYPSMLSGGQKQRIAIARGLAMNPDLLLFDEPTSALDPETIGDVLAVMQNLAAEGMNMIVVTHEMGFAKEVADRIIFMADGEILEDTTDVEGFFNHPKEPRAQQFLSKMINHTSDSVVTTKQKKHGKGAC
- the yycF gene encoding response regulator YycF, whose protein sequence is MKKILIVDDEKPISDIIKFNLTKEGYDIVTAFDGREAVTVFEDEKPDLIILDLMLPELDGLEVAKEIRKTSHVPIIMLSAKDSEFDKVIGLEIGADDYVTKPFSNRELLARVKAHLRRTETIETAVAEENASSGSQELTIGNLQILPDAFVAKKHGKEVELTHREFELLHHLANHMGQVMTREHLLETVWGYDYFGDVRTVDVTVRRLREKIEDTPSRPEYILTRRGVGYYMKSYD